One Funiculus sociatus GB2-C1 genomic window, CATGATCGATGTGAATTTAAAGGGCAGCTTTTACACCTGTCAGGCGGCTGCTGAGGCGATGAAGGAGCATAAAAGCGGTCACATCTGCAATGTGGTAGGGATTTTGGGCAAGCACTCAATGGCGATGGCAGCGGCTTACTGTGCCTCCAAGTTTGGTGTTGTGGGTTTCAGCAAGTGCATGGCGGATGAACTGAAGCGTTTTGGTATCAAGTTCACCCTGTTCTACTTTGGCGGTGTTGATTCTCCCTTCTGGGATAAAGTTACTTTGAAGGTTGACCGAAAAAAGATGCTCAGTGCCGAAACTGCTGCTGACGCAATTATGTTCGCTCTTGCAGCCGATCCGCAGGCGGTGCCGATGGAAATTAATATTCAGCCAGAAAGCCACCTATTTTTCTAGCCTTGTATCTCTCTTAGGAGTGACCGGGAAATCCGGGGAAAAGGGCAGAATTTACACTCAGGAAAGCTCTAAGACTGAATAAACCATGAAAATCGATCACGTTCGCTTTTATGTTGAAGATGCCACAGCGTTGCGCGACTGGTTTGTTCAAATCCTGGGCTTTCAATGTGTCTTTGGCGGTGCGAGTAGCGACACCCGCACGGAAGTAGTTAAAAGCGGTTCAGTCTGCTTTATTCTGTCTTCTCCTATTGCACCCACTAGCCCGGTTGCTAAGTTTTTGCGCCTGCACCCTCCTGGTGTAGCAGATTTGGCTTTTCGGGTTCCAGATGTCGAGTCGGTGATGGAGATGGCGCGATCGCAAGGCGCGAAAGTGCTGCAACCAATTAGGCACTTTTTCCAAGATGAAGGATATGTCAAGTGGGGCAAAATCACTGGCTGGGGTTCGCTGTCGCATACTTTAATTGAAGCAAGCGGCAATTTGCCAGTTGATATTGGTTTCTTGGTATTTAGCGGGAATAAACAACAAACAATAGATAAGGGACTGTTTACCGCTATCGATCATGTGGTATTGAATGTTCCTGCTGGCGATCTGGATCGGGCGGTTGCTTGGTATAAAAATACCCT contains:
- a CDS encoding SDR family oxidoreductase encodes the protein MQDKVIVIVGATGGIGSALTRKLAPTGAQLVLAARDSSRLDSLASGLDSVLTVPTDITDQQQVQALMSKAVAQFGKIDVLVNAAGAGILKQYNQLEPEDLDAMIDVNLKGSFYTCQAAAEAMKEHKSGHICNVVGILGKHSMAMAAAYCASKFGVVGFSKCMADELKRFGIKFTLFYFGGVDSPFWDKVTLKVDRKKMLSAETAADAIMFALAADPQAVPMEINIQPESHLFF